tgaacccgggaggcagaggttgcagtgagctgagattgtgccactgcactccagcctggggcgacagagcaagactccgtatctacaaaaaaaaaaaaaaaaaacactaatcagccaggcacaatggctcacacctgtaatcccagcactttgggaggccaaggcaggtggatggcttgagttcaggagtttgagaccagcccggccaacatggcgaaacctggtctctactaaaaatacaaaaattagtcaggcttggtggcatgtgtctataatccctgctactcaggaggcagaggcatgagaatcacttgaacccaggaggcagaggttgcagtgagccaatattgtgccactacactccagtatgcctggagtgagactctgtctcaaaaaaaaaaaaaaaaaaagaacgaatcAGGCCACAATTCAGCCCACTTCCTTGTTACCAAAGGTCACTAGATCCTGACCTTTGCATCCCCATTGTTCCTAGAGATAGAATTTCTGACGTTAAGATCATAATGATggagacaggaggcagagaaattccaGGAGACAGGGGCAGGTCCCTGGCAAACCCCATCCTCAAGCCAAAAAGCCTGAGACTGCAGCCCAAAATGAGAACTTATATCCCTGTTTTCCcgctcaaatgttgccttttccaaaaccacccatggccTGCCCTGCCTCCTATACTGTGCTTATAAAAACTCCAGACTCAGCCGGCAGAAACGAGAAGCAGCTTGACATGAGAGACTATGGCTCAACATTGGAGAGAAGTGGCTTGACTTCAGAGAGACAGCTTGACAGCATAACTTCAGAGAAGAATCTGGCCAGAGACGGCCAGACTTCAGGGGAAAATTACCTTCCCAGCAcatccccttttcagctcccaCTTTTATCAGCAATAAAATCCTGTTTTTACCATCCTTCAATTCATTTGTCCAAACTCATTTCTCCTGGATGCCAAACAAGAGCCCAGGAGCCACAAGTGCAGatgcaaaaggctgtcacactggccctttgccctcacTGGTAGAAGACAGctcctgtccggagctgcacgccccggccatagcgaataataactgaCGATTAAAAACGCCTGAGCTGTATTCATTTctaccttctacctcctccctagatttacttttttccctgtattaatacctcataaaagatggcgctcttcctgctgcttcttcacctatttttcccgcgcccgcgaaaattactacctgacagcgcaggtgcaacatgacgttcgaccagagaaaccaatacctatctgGCCACACCTCCACTATGAGATCATATTCgccttggcccaaccccttcccctccaagtgtatataaggcactgcattaccgccattaaaagagagagacttgatcagagcactgtcttgtctccatttctcgtatctcttgttccccaaattcccaccccctcctccagggcctgcttcgactatcccgcgggccgggatacgtggcgcccgaacagggacctggaaacgagggactctgtgaggaagaggacgccaaaggaTGGTCGACCGCtaacaaagacaaaaggaattaaactgatcaccgcgggaacctgccgcgtcaggatcgaaggtaagtgaggcgtccgaaatgggacaagaattaagccagcatcaaatatatgtaggacaattaaaagaggctttaaagatacgaggagtaaaggttaaaggtaatgacttgtttaaattttttgattttgtaaaagatatttgcccttggttcccacaggaaggaactattgatatcaAAATATGGCATAGAGTAGGGGATTGTcttcaggactattataatacttttgggccagaaaaaattcctgtgaccgttttctcttattggaacctcattagagatttaatagatagGAAGGAGGTCGATCCGCAAGTcatggctgcggtcgctcagacagagcatattttaaaggtgagCTCCTGTTCTAACCTTGcaaagcctccgcaagatacgGAGGAGGGTCTCATTTCCCTCGAGGGTGATCGTGGGAGTGGATCCCAGTGGATGTGCGGATGGCTGGGCGGGTCTTGCATGTTTgcagtttttgtaaatttgtcgagtaccatctgaaaataattattactattcagTGATTCTCAAGCTTTCTCAATTTTGGCAGTGTATATGAACCACCTGAAGATTGTATTTTAATTGGTTAAAACAATGGTTCTCATTGAGTTTCGGCCTTCAGTGTGCATGAAACTCACTTGGGAGGCTTGTTCAATCACAGCTTGCAGAGCTCTGCCCTCCAAGTTTCTGATTTGCTGCGTCTGGGGTGCAGACGATTATTTACTTATCTACCATGTACCCAGGTGATGAGGTTTTTggtcttgtaggcatgctttgtgtttacaagatttaagagcagtaaatatcactatgatccttatgggtgccttacaaccaggattaccttcaccggttgcgattcctcaaaaatattttaaaatcattattgaccttaaagattgcttttttacaattccccttcatCCTGCTGACcaaaaaagatttgcctttagtcttccatctacaaattttaaacaaccaatgaaacgctatcaatggaaagtcttacctcagggtatggctaatagtcctaccttgtgtcaaaaatatgtagctgctgctatagagccagtcagaaaaacgtgggcacaaatgtatattatacattatatggatgatattttaatagcaggagaaattggcgaacaagtcttacagtgctttgctcaactcaaacaagagttagCAGCAGCTggactacaaatagccccagaaaaggtacaattacaagatccatacacctatcttggttttcaaattaatggacccaaaatcattaatcaaaaggccgttatacgtcgtgatcatttaaaaactttaaatgatttccaaaaattactgggagacataaattggcttcgaccGTACTTAAAACTCActacaggagagttaaaacctcttttcgatatattaaaaggagactctaatccaaaatctcccaggtccattactaaagaagcattaatggcactccaacaggtagaacatgccattgcaacacaatttgttaccggtattgactattctcagccattaatattccttatttttaacacaacaataacccctactggcctattttggcagaacaatcccattatgtgggtacacctgccctcctcccctaaaaaggttttgttgccttattatgatgccatagctgatctaattatcttgggaagagaaaacagtagaaaatactttggaatagaaccctctaccattatacagcccAAACTCAATCACACATTCATTGGCTattacaaaatacggaagcctggccaattgcttgcgcttcttacACTGGCTCaattgacaaccattacccacctaacaaactcattcaattttgcaaacttcatgcgtttgtgtttccccatattaccagcaaagaacctctcaatgacgcattattaattttcactgatggatcttccacaggacttgccgcttacacttacaataatgtagtcgttaaattccagaccacttatacatcagctcagctggtcgaattgcaagctataattgcagcactatcagcttttccttgtcagccacttaacatttatacagacagcacctacctggctcattcaatacccctcttagagaccgtgcctcaaattaaacatatttcagacacagctgacctatttttacaatgtcaacaacttattcgaaaaaggactactcccttttttcttgggcatattagagcacattcaggattaccgggacctttaacacaaggtaacgcaacagctgacGCGGCAACAAAAatcatagccacagtcactacagacaatttgcaacaagcacaaaaagcacatgccttgcatcatttaaacgcccaaaccttaagactcatgtttaaacttaccagagaacaagctcgacaaatagttaaacaatgcgccaactgcataacGTATTTACCTGTTCCCtatctaggagttaacccccgaggactcatccccaacgaaatttggcaaatggacgttactcaccacttagaattcggtcagctaaaatatatccatgtatgcatagacacctatagtggattcgtcagtgcaactctccaaacaggagaggccaccaaacatgtcatagctcatttattgcactgcttttctattttaggaatacccaaacaaatcaaaacagacaatggccctggttatatagccaaaacctttttacaattctgtaataccctacaaattaaacataccacaggtATTCCCTacaatccccaaggacaaggtatggtagaaagagctcatctgtctttaaaaactattatcacaaaattaaaaggggggagctggtaccccgtgaagggtacccctagaaacatactcaatcatgccctgtttatccttaattttttaaatttggacagtcatggaaaatcggctgccgatcgtttctggcatcctgaatctcaaaaacagtttgcaatggtaaaatggaaagatccacttgataattcatggcatggccccgatccagttttaatttggggaagaggctcagtatgcatcttctcacaaaaaaatgatgcagccagatgactgcctgaaagattggtaagacaaataaatcataaccattgtcagtccagggaagataaatctccctgagaagttctttcctttttgtttttcagaaaatgaagcctaacatgagattcctttggagaataatcgctctatataacatagtgacagtctatgcaggttttggtgaccctcgtaaggcaagagaattattacgaaaacaatacggccagccttgtgatTGCAGAGGGGGACAGgtatctgaacctccgtcagacagaatcacccaggtgacttgctcgggcaagacagcttacctaatgccagACCAGTCATGGGaatgaaaagtgctgtttttacgccaacaaatccggaatcgtcagagataagataaagaCTTTACAGGAAGAACTAGAAGAGCGCAGAAAAGGTCTGGTCGCTAATCCCTTGTGGACTGGACTCaatggacttctcccctatctcctgccatttcttggtcctttacctactcttctactctttctcactctcgggcctataatctttaataagcttatggcattcgtcagacaacaaatcgaggccttccaggccaaacctatacaggtccattatcatcgccttgagatgactgaaaatggtgagtcttatttgccttaataagaccacctcccctgtgtgctgaactggacagtcaatgacgggtaagaggacactatctccatcggagcctaagacaggagggccgcccttgctgctgccttatcccatgacgggcctagaaggtggggatgagttgacccaacctaagacaggcgcagttcccgaggggtcgttttctcatcataaaataattaaaagggggacctgtccggagctgcacgccccggccatagcgaataataactgaCGATTAAAAACGCCTGAGCTGTATTCATTTctaccttctacctcctccctagatttacttttttccctgtattaatacctcataaaagatggcgctcttcctgctgcttcttcacctatttttcccgcgcccgcgaaaattactacctgacagcgcaggtgcaacatgacgttcgaccagagaaaccaatacctatctggccacgcctccactatgagatcattttcgccttggcccaaccccttcccctccaagtgtatataaggcactgcattaccgccattaaaagagagagacttgatcagagcactgtcttgtctccatttctcgtatctcttgttccccaaattcccaccccctcctccagggcctgcttcgactatcccgcgggccgggataagCTCCCTCTCATGGAAAGGCAGAGGGAGGGCCTGCAGAGttgttaacacttaagctgtctgCGTACTACTTGGGATCATGTAGGCTTCATGAAAATTTGTGATAAATGTTTTACCATcatgctttccttccttctttccctagccccttccttcctcccttccttcttccctgagtAACTCAGTCAAAAAGCCATTTGATaacttcccctcccctccccttcgaAGAGAAGGGGCTATTACAgcagaggcagaggaaggggCTGGAAAGCCAAAGAAGCAACTAGCATGCTAGGAAGATGAGTCACATACAGGGGAATTGAGGgcggaaaaaagaaagaagggacagAGGCTGCTCCTTTAGCCTGGATCCCAGAGCCAACTCACAGGAGCAGCAGCACGTAACATGAGTAAAAATTAACCTTTGTTGGGGCAAGCCCCTGAGATTTCATGGTTATTTGTGTGAACAAAAAATCTTGGGGTctccaaatcactaagctaaagggaaaagtcaagctgggaacttcTTAGGCCAAACCTGCCTCCCTTCTATTCAAAGTGATCcgtctgctcactgagataaatgtacatctgattgcctcctttggaaagggtaatcagaaactcaaaagaatgcaagcATTTGTTTCTTATCTACCTaagacctggaagccccctcctcaCTTTGAGATGTCCCACCTTTctagaccaaaccaatgttcatcttacatatgttgattgatgtttcatgtctccctaaaacgtacaaaaccaagctgtgctctgatcaccttgggcacatgtcatcaagacctcctgaggctgtgtcacgggcgcacatccttaactttggcaaaataaactttctaaattaactgagacctgtcttaGATTTTGGGGGTTCACATTTGTTACCCACAACAAGCTGGGTCTAAGCCAACTGATACAGTAACTGGTAAATAACTTCTGTGCTTAGAGTGTGAATACAGCTTGTCTATCTCATACCAAAACCCATGCTCTTTCCACTTGATATATAGAAttgtttattgatttaaaaaccattttattgATTAAACTGGCCTTTGTAGAACTCAGCTGCTCTGAGCTTGTCCACTTCTCAGCACTTAgggaaaatttcattttataatcctttttagTCCTCTTATTCCTCTGTAGCAGAACAATTATTCCACCAATACTGTGGAAAAGTTAGCCTagtctgaaaaatatttcagcTACAAATACCTAAATATGCAGGATAAAATATGGCTGAGCTAGCAAGAAAGTAAGAGAAATAGTCCAAGTATTTAAACTGCTCTGAAATACTAAAAGACTGAAAATGAAATGAGACCAGGAGTCCAAAGAGAGGTTAATGAGCAGTAACACTAATGACTGTTTGAAGGGCAGGGCAGATCTAGACTGCTGGGGatcaaagatacacacacacacacacatgcacacacacataacatatataggtatatatacatctatctagtTATTTAGAGAGTTTAAAACTTAAggaaagttgcaaaaataatagAGTTCCTA
The window above is part of the Macaca mulatta isolate MMU2019108-1 chromosome 17, T2T-MMU8v2.0, whole genome shotgun sequence genome. Proteins encoded here:
- the LOC144336321 gene encoding uncharacterized protein LOC144336321, with the protein product MSIHILPPPLSSYVYWVYIRHCITAIKRERLDQSTVLSPFLVSLVPQIPTPSSRACFDYPAGRDTWRPNRDLETRDSVRKRTPKDGRPLTKTKGIKLITAGTCRVRIEENEA